The following proteins are encoded in a genomic region of Kosakonia oryzae:
- a CDS encoding DotU family type VI secretion system protein has product MQEQNAAGSDAALAGASGNNPLVAAANPLLNAIPQIRYSVSHDDQSGLRQHLIDEIRRFEVRCQQSGLAYEVIVGARYCLCTALDEAAALTPWGSRGVWSGSGLLVTFHNETWGGEKFFQLLARLSQNPREHIALLELINFCLLLGFEGRYRVMDNGRTQLETIKQRLWQMIRGVRGNYPPPLSPHPEDQPVMRKLWRPVIPLWACVGLAGFLACLFYIVLNWRLGDNTSPVLAKIYQTQLPEATIAQPAASAPPVLNLRAFLRPEIQQGLVAVRDEADRSVVTLKGDGLFASGSTVARDSYEPVIDRVAQAMNNVSGRILVVGFSDNVPIRSARFASNYELSLERARSVQSLLQKHLSQPERVKAEGRGEMNPIAPNNTPENRARNRRVEITLLVSPENTAAELNGLPQGN; this is encoded by the coding sequence ATGCAGGAACAAAACGCCGCCGGCAGTGATGCCGCTCTGGCAGGAGCCAGTGGTAACAATCCTTTGGTCGCAGCGGCAAACCCGCTACTTAATGCGATACCGCAAATCCGCTATTCGGTCTCCCATGACGATCAAAGCGGTTTGCGTCAGCATTTAATTGATGAGATCCGCCGTTTTGAAGTGCGCTGCCAGCAATCCGGGCTGGCCTACGAGGTGATCGTGGGCGCGCGCTACTGCCTCTGTACCGCGCTGGATGAAGCCGCAGCGCTGACGCCGTGGGGCAGCCGTGGTGTCTGGTCCGGCAGCGGCCTGCTGGTGACATTCCACAACGAAACCTGGGGCGGGGAGAAGTTCTTCCAGCTATTGGCACGGTTGTCGCAAAACCCGCGCGAGCACATCGCCTTGCTGGAGCTGATCAACTTCTGCCTGCTGCTTGGCTTTGAAGGCCGCTACCGGGTGATGGACAACGGCCGCACGCAGCTGGAAACCATCAAGCAGCGCCTGTGGCAAATGATCCGTGGCGTGCGTGGTAACTATCCGCCGCCGCTTTCGCCGCACCCGGAAGATCAACCGGTGATGCGTAAACTCTGGCGTCCGGTGATCCCATTATGGGCCTGTGTCGGGCTGGCGGGCTTCCTCGCCTGCCTGTTCTATATCGTGCTCAACTGGCGGCTTGGCGATAACACCAGCCCGGTGCTGGCGAAAATCTATCAGACGCAACTGCCGGAAGCGACCATTGCCCAACCCGCGGCGAGTGCGCCGCCAGTGCTTAATCTGCGCGCCTTCCTGCGCCCGGAAATTCAACAAGGGCTGGTGGCGGTGCGCGATGAAGCCGATCGCAGCGTGGTGACCTTAAAAGGCGATGGGCTGTTTGCTTCCGGTTCGACGGTGGCGCGAGACAGCTATGAACCGGTGATCGACCGCGTCGCCCAGGCGATGAACAATGTCAGCGGCCGCATTTTGGTGGTCGGCTTTAGCGATAACGTGCCGATCCGCAGCGCGCGATTCGCCTCTAACTATGAGCTCTCTCTGGAGCGTGCGCGCTCGGTGCAGTCGCTGCTGCAAAAACACCTGTCGCAGCCGGAACGCGTGAAAGCGGAAGGGCGAGGGGAGATGAACCCGATCGCGCCGAACAACACGCCGGAAAACCGCGCCCGCAACCGCCGCGTAGAGATTACTTTGCTGGTGTCGCCGGAAAATACGGCCGCCGAGCTGAACGGACTGCCGCAAGGAAACTAA
- the tssM gene encoding type VI secretion system membrane subunit TssM, whose protein sequence is MNMLLSLLTNRILWGFLGVTGLAAVIWMIGPLLSVVDSRPLESEQNRMITIAVMYLIWVHSHIVPRLYNAWLNRKLMDNLKSEEAKDPVERKRLNSEDQILNERFEEAAQVLKKAHFNQPGQRGLWTQRFSTQYLYQLPWYVIIGAPGSGKTTALVNSGLQFPLADRFGKTALRGIGGTRNCDWWFTNEAVLLDTAGRYTTQESEQVQDASEWAKFLGLLQKYRRRQPINGVIVTISIADLLTQSAEASREQALNLRQRLTELHEQLGIRFPVYVLVTKADLLKGFRAYFASFDKAQRDQIWGFTFPWEKARLADFDLQGSFLQEFALLQQRLDAALPDTLLRESDAQARAECFLFPQEFAALRPLLSDYLNTLFARSNFETEFSPRGIYFASGTQEGLPFDRVMGELSRALSLPQGKAGDNWDSVSKEEPVPGGKGQSFFIKHVLQNVIFQEAGIAGQNRWWELRSRAVIWSGYAALLALLIVISALWLTSYGNNKDYLDEVQAKVPALDQEIKALRSRQQGDLFAMLPLLNGLSALPQSDAFDINNPPITRRMGLYRGNDVADASQTLYQKALQQMLLPEVAMRITTWLRNDNGSDVEYSYEALKAYQMLYQPKHYDGKFLHSWVMLNLERNLPQNVTKAQIRQLEWHLTQLLEPQIQSSPYAKDEALISREQAMINQQPLSTRVYGRLKRLLEHDDNLKPVSLASLGGPQSELVFSRKSGKPVSEGLPGLYTPDGYWNTFNAKIAPVTASLHEDDSWVLGATTQSEDKQQTDNAVRQLYARDFIALWDSFLSDIQLNNSADLNQRINTARLLSGNNSPLRRLVLNLSQQLKLTRDEPEEAEKAKSAGSTNRGTQMLETLFSNHDGAAETTNAAASQTPEQRVTEHFAPIIELAQPLEKGGKTIVFDDFLKQVDELYRYLTAVQDAANSGMPPPGGEAISRLQASAGRLPGGLQTMFSNMAVGASSDTQRRDLENVRKRISVEVGSFCRQAIAGRYPLVRSASSEVTPDDLARMFAPGTGLMDTFFRDNLTNKVDTTQSTWRFMPGIDGKTLPGSEGVLVPFQQAQSIRDAFFANGSTTPSFRTTVRTVRMDNTILTMTLDVDGQILRYSHGPQAVQIVNWPGSGGTNQVRMQLGLASGTTATLVTNGAWALNRFFDKARVSPGSSSLSRQATFTVDGHQVTLEFAPNSIRNPFQLPRFACP, encoded by the coding sequence ATGAATATGTTGCTTTCATTGCTGACCAACCGCATTTTGTGGGGTTTCCTTGGCGTGACGGGGCTGGCTGCCGTGATCTGGATGATCGGCCCGCTGCTCTCCGTCGTCGACTCCCGCCCGCTTGAGTCAGAGCAAAACCGCATGATCACTATTGCGGTGATGTACCTGATTTGGGTTCACAGCCACATTGTGCCGCGCCTCTATAATGCCTGGCTCAACCGCAAGCTGATGGACAACCTGAAAAGCGAAGAGGCCAAAGATCCGGTCGAGCGCAAACGCCTGAACAGTGAAGATCAGATACTCAATGAGCGCTTTGAAGAGGCCGCACAGGTACTGAAAAAAGCCCATTTTAACCAGCCGGGCCAGCGCGGACTGTGGACGCAGCGCTTCAGCACCCAGTATCTGTATCAGTTACCGTGGTACGTGATCATTGGTGCGCCAGGTTCCGGGAAAACCACTGCGCTGGTGAACTCCGGCCTGCAATTCCCGCTGGCGGATCGTTTTGGTAAAACCGCGCTGCGCGGCATCGGCGGAACGCGCAACTGCGACTGGTGGTTCACCAACGAAGCGGTGCTGCTGGATACCGCCGGTCGTTACACCACGCAGGAGAGCGAGCAGGTCCAGGACGCCAGCGAATGGGCGAAATTCCTCGGTCTGCTGCAAAAATACCGCCGTCGCCAGCCGATTAACGGCGTGATTGTAACGATCAGCATTGCCGATCTGCTGACGCAATCCGCCGAAGCCTCCCGCGAGCAGGCGCTTAATCTGCGCCAGCGCCTGACCGAGTTGCATGAGCAGTTGGGCATTCGTTTCCCGGTTTACGTGCTGGTCACCAAAGCCGATTTGCTGAAAGGTTTTCGCGCCTATTTTGCCAGTTTTGATAAAGCGCAGCGCGATCAGATCTGGGGTTTCACCTTCCCGTGGGAAAAAGCCAGGCTTGCGGATTTCGACTTGCAGGGCAGTTTTCTGCAGGAATTTGCTCTGTTACAGCAGCGGCTGGATGCGGCGCTGCCGGATACGCTATTGCGGGAAAGCGATGCACAGGCGCGCGCGGAATGTTTCCTGTTTCCGCAGGAATTCGCCGCACTTCGCCCGCTGCTGTCTGACTACCTGAACACATTGTTTGCCCGTTCTAACTTCGAAACCGAATTCTCGCCGCGCGGTATCTACTTTGCCAGCGGTACACAGGAGGGTCTGCCTTTCGACCGCGTAATGGGCGAACTCAGCCGGGCGCTCTCGCTGCCGCAGGGGAAAGCCGGGGATAACTGGGATTCGGTGAGTAAAGAGGAGCCAGTACCGGGCGGAAAAGGGCAGAGCTTCTTTATCAAGCATGTGCTGCAAAACGTCATCTTCCAGGAAGCGGGTATTGCCGGGCAAAACCGCTGGTGGGAACTCCGCAGCCGGGCAGTGATCTGGTCTGGTTATGCGGCGTTGCTGGCGCTGCTGATTGTTATCAGCGCCTTGTGGCTGACCAGCTACGGCAATAACAAAGATTACCTTGATGAAGTGCAGGCCAAAGTGCCGGCGCTGGATCAGGAGATCAAAGCGCTGCGTAGCCGCCAGCAGGGCGATCTGTTTGCCATGCTGCCGCTGCTGAACGGGCTTTCCGCGCTGCCGCAGAGCGACGCTTTCGACATCAACAACCCGCCGATCACCCGCCGCATGGGATTGTATCGTGGTAATGATGTGGCTGACGCCTCACAGACGCTGTACCAGAAAGCACTGCAACAGATGCTGTTACCGGAAGTGGCGATGCGCATTACCACCTGGCTGCGCAACGATAACGGCAGCGATGTGGAATATAGCTACGAAGCGCTGAAAGCCTACCAGATGCTCTATCAGCCGAAACATTACGACGGCAAATTCCTGCACTCATGGGTGATGCTCAATCTGGAACGCAATCTGCCACAGAACGTCACCAAAGCGCAGATCCGCCAGCTTGAATGGCATCTGACGCAACTGCTGGAGCCGCAAATTCAGTCGTCGCCGTACGCTAAAGATGAGGCGTTAATCAGCCGTGAGCAGGCAATGATTAATCAGCAACCGCTCTCCACGCGCGTTTATGGCCGTCTGAAACGTCTGCTGGAACATGATGACAATCTGAAGCCGGTTTCGCTGGCTTCACTGGGCGGACCGCAAAGCGAGCTGGTCTTTTCGCGCAAAAGCGGCAAGCCAGTGAGTGAAGGGCTGCCGGGGCTGTACACGCCGGACGGCTACTGGAATACCTTCAACGCAAAGATCGCACCGGTAACCGCTTCCCTGCATGAAGATGATAGCTGGGTACTGGGCGCGACCACGCAGTCGGAAGACAAACAGCAGACGGATAACGCGGTGCGCCAGCTCTACGCCCGCGACTTTATCGCCCTGTGGGACAGCTTCTTAAGCGACATTCAGTTGAATAACAGCGCCGATCTGAATCAGCGCATCAATACGGCGCGTTTGCTTTCCGGCAATAACTCACCGCTGCGTCGGCTGGTGCTCAACCTGAGCCAGCAACTGAAACTGACGCGGGATGAGCCGGAAGAGGCTGAAAAAGCGAAAAGTGCCGGCAGCACTAACCGTGGTACGCAGATGCTGGAAACCCTGTTCAGCAACCACGATGGCGCAGCAGAAACCACCAATGCCGCAGCCAGCCAGACACCGGAACAGCGTGTAACCGAACACTTTGCGCCGATTATCGAACTGGCGCAGCCACTGGAAAAGGGCGGGAAAACCATCGTTTTTGATGATTTTCTTAAGCAGGTTGATGAGCTGTACCGCTATCTGACCGCCGTTCAGGATGCTGCCAACAGCGGGATGCCCCCGCCGGGTGGTGAAGCAATCAGCCGTTTACAGGCCAGCGCCGGACGTCTGCCTGGCGGCCTGCAAACGATGTTCAGCAACATGGCCGTAGGTGCCAGCAGCGATACACAGCGCCGGGATCTGGAAAATGTTCGCAAGCGTATCAGCGTTGAAGTGGGCAGCTTCTGCCGTCAGGCCATTGCCGGGCGTTATCCGCTGGTGCGCTCAGCCAGCAGTGAAGTGACGCCGGACGATCTGGCGCGGATGTTCGCGCCGGGCACCGGTCTGATGGATACCTTCTTTCGCGATAACCTGACGAATAAAGTCGATACCACGCAGTCCACCTGGCGCTTTATGCCGGGTATCGACGGCAAAACGCTGCCGGGCAGCGAAGGTGTGCTGGTGCCGTTCCAGCAGGCGCAGTCTATCCGCGATGCTTTCTTTGCCAATGGCAGCACCACGCCGTCGTTTCGCACCACCGTGCGCACGGTGCGTATGGATAACACCATCCTGACCATGACGCTGGATGTGGACGGGCAAATTCTGCGTTACAGCCACGGGCCGCAGGCGGTACAAATCGTTAACTGGCCGGGATCGGGCGGAACCAACCAGGTGCGGATGCAACTCGGTCTGGCCAGCGGCACAACCGCGACGCTGGTTACCAACGGCGCGTGGGCACTGAATCGCTTTTTCGATAAAGCCCGCGTCAGCCCCGGCAGTAGTAGCCTTAGCCGCCAGGCGACATTCACCGTTGACGGGCATCAGGTGACGCTGGAGTTTGCGCCTAACAGCATCCGCAACCCGTTCCAGCTTCCCCGTTTCGCATGTCCTTGA
- the tagF gene encoding type VI secretion system-associated protein TagF, with the protein MTMTSAISWYGKLPSAGDFLQRRFPDALQRQWSHWFQVGLMNWQKEEQRASDRQFGNAPVWNFVVPPMLGGQQVQMGCLLPGRDSVGRQYPICALMAINPLEWTPRHLAQAGDWYQQLGRTLLHAIRNGYSPEQLDQALLSIPPVQLVAPESRSEILDVIGYEGDGESTIGWNQAAECFDPLRQISFWWTNRSDGYPLYTHVHSGNFTGQLFTLLFDPAGGARPGRHGLYPPMFE; encoded by the coding sequence ATGACGATGACTTCAGCAATTAGCTGGTACGGAAAACTGCCGAGTGCCGGTGATTTTTTACAGCGCCGCTTTCCCGATGCGCTGCAACGGCAGTGGTCCCACTGGTTCCAGGTGGGGTTGATGAACTGGCAAAAAGAAGAGCAGCGCGCCAGCGATCGCCAGTTCGGCAATGCGCCGGTGTGGAATTTTGTTGTCCCGCCTATGCTTGGCGGGCAGCAAGTGCAGATGGGGTGTCTGCTGCCGGGGCGCGACAGCGTCGGGCGCCAGTATCCGATTTGCGCGCTGATGGCGATTAACCCGCTGGAGTGGACGCCGCGCCATCTGGCGCAGGCAGGTGACTGGTATCAGCAACTGGGCCGCACGCTGCTGCACGCTATCCGCAATGGCTACTCGCCGGAACAGCTCGACCAGGCACTGCTGTCGATTCCGCCCGTGCAACTGGTTGCGCCGGAGTCGCGCTCGGAAATTCTTGACGTAATCGGTTATGAAGGCGACGGTGAATCGACCATTGGCTGGAATCAGGCCGCCGAATGTTTTGACCCGTTGCGCCAGATCAGTTTCTGGTGGACTAACCGCAGCGACGGCTATCCGCTTTATACACACGTACATAGCGGCAATTTTACCGGGCAGCTCTTTACGCTGCTGTTTGACCCGGCGGGGGGAGCAAGACCCGGTCGCCACGGTCTTTACCCACCGATGTTTGAATAA
- the tssA gene encoding type VI secretion system protein TssA, giving the protein MTIDSLLAPVTPEQPCGENLEYDADFQAMEQASLGKAEQQFGSTIIPAEPADWNRVEKLATSLLERTKDIRVMLALTHAWTRRRGLEGYADGLLLLGQALALYWDQLWPSLTDGGEFDPFYRINALAALSDKSALTTTLRQSILLRSNGDELNVRDAQALLDGSKTECAGYPGGRVRLIDELVRGGQPGIEAIGQIEGRLQTIRTWLLEQLGESGVPEMEQLLKTVSMIAGASRASRGDEQPAPSAGEEQKAPAPQPVAAPLAAHTDWRTAQVTTRADAQLMLEKVKQYFTQHEPSHPAPLMIDRVQRLIELDFMEIIRDLAPDGVSQLQNIFGRQE; this is encoded by the coding sequence ATGACGATTGACTCTTTACTGGCTCCGGTCACGCCGGAGCAGCCGTGCGGCGAAAATCTGGAGTATGACGCCGACTTCCAGGCGATGGAACAGGCCAGCCTCGGTAAAGCCGAGCAGCAGTTCGGCAGCACGATCATTCCTGCCGAACCCGCCGACTGGAACCGCGTGGAAAAACTGGCCACCTCGCTGCTGGAACGCACGAAAGATATTCGCGTTATGCTGGCGCTGACCCACGCATGGACGCGTCGCCGTGGGCTGGAAGGCTATGCAGATGGTTTGCTGCTGCTGGGCCAGGCGCTGGCGCTGTACTGGGATCAGCTTTGGCCGTCGCTTACCGATGGCGGTGAATTCGATCCCTTCTACCGCATTAATGCGCTGGCCGCGCTGAGTGACAAATCTGCGCTCACCACCACGCTGCGCCAGTCGATACTGTTACGCAGTAATGGTGACGAGCTGAACGTGCGCGATGCGCAGGCGCTGCTGGATGGCAGCAAAACCGAATGCGCGGGTTACCCGGGCGGTCGGGTGCGTTTGATTGATGAACTGGTACGCGGCGGTCAGCCCGGTATTGAAGCTATCGGGCAGATTGAAGGGCGCCTGCAAACCATCCGTACATGGCTGCTGGAACAACTGGGCGAAAGCGGGGTGCCGGAAATGGAACAGTTACTGAAAACAGTCAGCATGATTGCCGGAGCGAGCCGCGCTTCCCGTGGCGATGAGCAGCCTGCACCGTCCGCAGGGGAGGAGCAAAAAGCCCCGGCGCCGCAGCCGGTTGCCGCACCGCTCGCAGCGCACACCGACTGGCGCACAGCGCAGGTAACGACGCGCGCCGACGCTCAGTTGATGCTGGAGAAAGTGAAGCAATACTTTACTCAGCATGAACCGAGCCACCCGGCACCGCTGATGATCGATCGCGTACAGCGATTAATCGAACTCGATTTTATGGAAATTATTCGCGATCTGGCGCCCGATGGCGTAAGCCAGTTGCAAAACATCTTTGGGCGTCAGGAGTGA
- the tssB gene encoding type VI secretion system contractile sheath small subunit yields MPISNSGQKFIARNRAPRVQIEYDVEVYGAERKIQLPFVMGVMADLVGKPVENLPSIEERKFLEIDVDNFDERMKALKPRVAFNVDNTLTGEGRLNVDLTFDSMDDFLPDAIARKVEPLNKLLEARTQLSNLLTYMDGKNGAEELIAKVLQDPTLLKSLSQLPNSDENAQGKEE; encoded by the coding sequence ATGCCAATAAGTAACAGTGGTCAAAAATTTATCGCCCGCAACCGCGCGCCGCGCGTACAGATTGAGTACGACGTGGAAGTTTATGGCGCTGAGCGCAAAATCCAGCTTCCGTTTGTGATGGGCGTTATGGCGGATCTGGTCGGGAAACCGGTGGAGAACTTACCGTCTATTGAGGAGCGTAAATTCCTCGAGATCGATGTCGACAACTTCGATGAGCGTATGAAAGCGCTGAAACCGCGCGTCGCCTTCAACGTGGATAACACGCTGACGGGCGAAGGCCGGTTGAACGTCGATCTTACCTTCGACAGCATGGATGACTTCCTGCCGGATGCCATCGCCCGCAAAGTCGAGCCGCTGAACAAACTGCTGGAAGCCCGCACGCAGCTTTCTAACCTGCTGACCTATATGGACGGGAAAAACGGCGCGGAAGAGCTGATCGCCAAAGTGTTGCAGGATCCGACGCTGCTGAAATCCCTTAGCCAGTTGCCGAACAGCGACGAGAACGCGCAAGGTAAAGAGGAGTAA
- the tssC gene encoding type VI secretion system contractile sheath large subunit has translation MSNPSQQHEQQGAQAFSQDEFSSLLNKEFRPKTDQARSAVESAVKTLAQQALENTVTFSNDTYRTIQNLIAGIDEKLSQQINQIIHHEEFQKLESAWRGLSHLVNNTETDEMLKIRFMSISKQELGRNLKRFKGVGWDQSPIFKKIYEEEYGQFGGEPFGCLVGDYYFDHSPQDVELLGEMARIGAAAHCPFITGTAPSVMQMESWQELANPRDLTKIFQNTEYAAWRSLRESEDARYLGLVMPRFLSRLPYGIRTNPVDSFDFEEETDGANHNNYTWANAAYAMATNINRSFKEYGWCTSIRGVESGGAVENLPCHTFPSDDGGVDMKCPTEIAISDRREAELAKNGFMPLIHRKNSDFAAFIGAQSLQKPTEYHDADATANARLASRLPYLFACCRFAHYLKCIVRDKIGSFRERDEMERWLNDWVMNYVDGDPANSSQETKARKPLAAAEVQVQEIEDNPGYYAAKFFLRPHYQLEGLTVSLRLVSKLPSLKTKEA, from the coding sequence ATGAGCAATCCTTCGCAACAACATGAACAGCAGGGCGCCCAGGCCTTCAGCCAGGATGAATTTAGCTCACTGCTGAACAAAGAGTTCCGCCCGAAAACCGACCAGGCGCGTTCCGCGGTTGAAAGCGCGGTGAAAACGCTGGCGCAGCAGGCGCTGGAAAATACCGTGACCTTCTCCAACGACACCTACCGCACCATTCAGAACCTGATTGCCGGTATCGATGAGAAGCTGTCACAACAGATTAACCAGATTATCCACCATGAAGAGTTTCAGAAGCTGGAGAGCGCCTGGCGCGGTCTCAGCCATCTGGTGAATAACACTGAAACAGATGAGATGCTGAAAATCCGCTTTATGAGCATCTCCAAGCAGGAACTGGGCCGTAACCTGAAGCGTTTTAAAGGCGTCGGCTGGGATCAGAGCCCGATCTTTAAAAAAATCTACGAAGAAGAGTACGGTCAGTTCGGCGGCGAACCGTTTGGCTGCCTGGTGGGCGATTACTACTTCGACCATAGCCCGCAGGACGTTGAGCTGCTCGGCGAGATGGCGCGTATCGGCGCGGCGGCGCACTGTCCGTTTATCACCGGCACCGCACCAAGCGTGATGCAGATGGAGTCCTGGCAGGAGCTGGCGAACCCGCGCGATCTGACGAAAATCTTCCAGAACACCGAATACGCCGCCTGGCGTTCACTGCGTGAATCGGAAGATGCTCGTTACTTAGGCCTCGTAATGCCGCGCTTCCTCTCCCGTCTGCCGTACGGCATTCGCACGAACCCGGTGGATAGCTTCGATTTTGAAGAAGAGACCGACGGCGCGAACCACAACAACTACACCTGGGCAAACGCTGCTTACGCGATGGCGACCAACATCAACCGCTCCTTTAAAGAGTACGGCTGGTGCACCTCGATTCGCGGCGTTGAATCCGGCGGGGCGGTGGAAAATCTGCCGTGCCACACCTTCCCGAGCGACGATGGCGGCGTGGACATGAAGTGCCCGACCGAGATTGCCATCAGCGATCGCCGTGAAGCGGAACTGGCGAAAAACGGCTTTATGCCGCTGATCCACCGTAAAAACTCTGACTTTGCCGCCTTTATCGGCGCGCAGTCGCTGCAAAAACCGACCGAGTACCACGATGCCGATGCCACCGCCAACGCGCGTCTGGCTTCCCGTCTGCCGTATCTCTTCGCCTGCTGCCGTTTTGCGCATTACCTGAAGTGCATTGTGCGCGACAAAATTGGTTCCTTCCGCGAGCGCGACGAAATGGAGCGCTGGCTGAACGACTGGGTGATGAACTACGTCGACGGCGACCCGGCCAACTCCTCGCAGGAAACCAAAGCGCGTAAACCGCTGGCGGCGGCCGAAGTGCAGGTGCAGGAGATCGAGGACAACCCTGGCTACTACGCCGCGAAATTCTTCCTGCGTCCGCACTACCAGCTGGAAGGTCTGACCGTGTCGCTGCGTCTGGTGTCAAAACTGCCGTCACTGAAAACCAAAGAGGCGTAA
- a CDS encoding type VI secretion system amidase effector protein Tae4 — protein sequence MSNRPSFVAAWGAAAQIYDPKDPLTKVKNVIGGKVRTNFEIPESEGGWVNSCAVRMSYVLNYTGFPVPRINGITVSGADKKWYFFRVGDVINWLTRQWGKPDLIVSYPSLPVDKLHNKKGIILFSVDQWDDATGHATFWNGLTCSDHCYFNAPNTNYTTTKASFWELP from the coding sequence ATGAGCAACCGACCATCATTTGTCGCCGCTTGGGGAGCCGCGGCACAAATATATGACCCAAAAGATCCCCTGACCAAAGTGAAGAACGTCATTGGCGGCAAAGTTCGTACGAATTTTGAAATTCCGGAAAGCGAAGGTGGTTGGGTAAATAGCTGCGCAGTACGAATGAGTTATGTTTTAAATTATACCGGTTTTCCGGTGCCAAGAATTAATGGCATCACGGTCTCAGGTGCTGATAAAAAATGGTATTTCTTCCGTGTTGGGGATGTCATTAATTGGTTAACCAGACAGTGGGGTAAACCCGATCTGATTGTTAGCTATCCTTCATTACCGGTCGATAAATTACACAATAAGAAAGGCATTATATTGTTCTCGGTGGATCAGTGGGATGATGCAACGGGCCATGCAACATTCTGGAATGGGCTGACCTGTTCCGATCACTGTTATTTCAATGCACCGAATACGAATTACACAACGACCAAAGCCAGTTTTTGGGAGTTGCCATGA
- a CDS encoding T6SS amidase immunity protein Tai4 family protein: MRIACLGLLLVCSSVLAGQKEDPMAFIKNMPYTQVVKDMTLARCIAQVADPKSPYSLDAARSANAMREWMPFDIENGDAKINALINQFKGTTHQFHTESPQKVKGLTLNCLRLYHSPELDKLAKEVLLKNPQHTWQQDNPN, from the coding sequence ATGAGAATCGCCTGTCTCGGTTTGTTATTGGTGTGCAGCAGCGTCCTGGCAGGTCAGAAAGAAGACCCGATGGCCTTCATTAAAAATATGCCATACACGCAAGTGGTGAAGGATATGACGCTTGCACGCTGCATTGCACAGGTTGCCGATCCAAAATCGCCTTACTCGCTGGACGCGGCGCGAAGCGCAAACGCAATGCGGGAATGGATGCCGTTTGATATTGAAAATGGTGACGCAAAGATTAATGCCTTAATCAACCAGTTCAAAGGAACGACGCATCAATTCCATACGGAAAGCCCGCAAAAGGTTAAAGGGCTGACGCTAAATTGCCTGCGTTTATATCATAGCCCTGAACTGGATAAGCTGGCGAAAGAGGTACTGCTGAAAAATCCGCAGCACACCTGGCAACAGGATAATCCGAATTAA
- a CDS encoding Hcp family type VI secretion system effector, with protein MAIDMFLKVDGVTGESKDSNHTGWTDITSFSWGASQPGNMSVGGGGGAGKVNFNDLHVNALIDKSTTAILKHCASGKHLTKVELSVCKAGGQQVEYARITLEDVLVTSVQYTGADNGDTVGVTYAFQAAKVKQQYWEQSSSGGKGAETSSGWNIKENKEA; from the coding sequence ATGGCTATTGATATGTTTCTGAAGGTCGATGGAGTTACGGGTGAATCTAAAGACTCTAACCACACCGGCTGGACTGATATCACATCTTTTTCCTGGGGCGCTTCACAGCCAGGAAATATGAGTGTTGGCGGTGGCGGCGGTGCCGGTAAAGTCAATTTCAACGACCTTCACGTAAATGCACTCATTGATAAATCCACGACGGCTATCCTGAAACACTGCGCCAGCGGTAAGCACCTGACCAAGGTTGAGCTTTCCGTCTGCAAAGCCGGCGGTCAGCAGGTTGAATACGCACGTATCACGCTGGAAGATGTGCTGGTGACCTCTGTTCAGTACACCGGTGCGGATAACGGCGATACCGTAGGTGTGACCTATGCATTCCAGGCTGCGAAAGTGAAACAGCAGTACTGGGAGCAGTCTTCTTCCGGCGGTAAAGGTGCTGAAACCAGCTCTGGCTGGAACATCAAGGAAAACAAAGAAGCGTAA